The following is a genomic window from Streptomyces chrestomyceticus JCM 4735.
GCAGCTCTGGCTCGCGTCGCACGGGTCGGCGTCGTAGCCGACCGAGGGGTGAGTTTTCGGGCGCGGGGAGATAGTGAGCGCCGAGTTGGCGACACCGATGAGCCCTGACCGTCTGGTGACTGCCCTGCGGGCAGAGGGTGTGAAGGTGGTGGAGCGTCCGGGCTGGCGGACGCACAATCGCAATGGGAAGGGGCCGTGGGGCCCGGTGAACGGGGTGGTGATCCACCACACCGTTACGTCCGGCACCAGCAACACGGTCAGCATCTGCGAGAACGGATACGCGGGCCTGCCGGGGCCGCTGTGCCACGGGGTGATCGCGAAGGACGGCACGGTCTACCTGATTGGTAACGGCCGCGCCAACCACGCCGGCCGCGGGGACGGTGACGTGCTGCGTGCCGTGATCGCTGAACGGCCGCTGCCCGCGGCCGACCAGGCCGACACCGACGGCAACACGCATTTCTACGGGTTCGAGTGCGAAAACCTCGGCGACGGCGCTGATCCGTGGCCGGACGTGCAGCTGGAGACGATCGAGCGGGCGGCGACTGCGGTGTGCCGGGTGCACGGCTGGGGCGCCGGGTCGGTGATCGGCCACCGGGAGTGGCAGCCCGGCAAGGTCGATCCGAAGGGCTTCGGCATGGGCGACCTGCGCTCGCGGATCGCGGCGCGCCTGAAGGGGCGGCCGACCGGTGGCGGCTCCAGCACCGGCGGGACGACGGCTTCGACGTACACGGTCCGGCCGGGCGAGACCCTGTCGGGCATCGGCGCCAAGCTGAAGATCAACTGGAAGGCCATCGCGCAGGCGAACGGCATCCCGGCCCCGTACGTGATCAAGCCCGGCCAGCAGCTCAAGCTCCCCGGCACCGGTACGCCCTCCGGTGGCGGCGGCTCGTACAGCCCGCCGCCGTTCCCCGCCGGCCTCGCACCGAACCACAGTTCGCCGTCCGCACGCGGCCTTCAGCAGGCCCTGAAGGACACCGGCTGGCTCGACCCCTCGGTGCCGCTCTCGGACAACTACGGGCCGCAGACGCAGAAGGCCGTAGCCGGCTTCAACCGCAAGCACAACCTGTTCACCACCGGCCAGCCCGACGACCCGGCCATCGGCCGCCGCGGCTGGGAGCTGCTGCACCGACTCGCCTACGGAAACTGAACCCTTGCTCACCTTCATCCACACCCACAGCACACGGCTGTACGCCATCGCCGCAGCCGCCCTCGCCCTGGTCGCCTACTACGTCCCCGGCCTGCCGACCGAACTGATCCTCGCCCTGAGCGCCGCCATCCTCGGTACGGGCGAAGCAGTCCAGCGGATCGAGGACGCCAAGACCACCAAGGCCCACTCTGGCGGGTCATCGCAACCAGCAGTCGGCACCGAGTAGGTATGCCGCGCAAGGCCCCCTTCTCAGTTTGAGAAGAGGGCCTTGCATCATGTGTCGCACCCGTCGGCGGCCGGATCTGGGTGGCGACTGAGAGGCGGAGCCCGCGTGATGGCATCGCCAGAGCAGTAGCGGGTTCCGTCGGCCACGACCACGTGGACGGTGAAGCGGGAGCAACAACACTGGGGCCATCGGTGTGTCGCTCAGCGTGTACGCCATCGGCCAGCCCAAGGCGGACGGCATAGCAATCAGTGGGCATCGCCCCCGGCTGAAGCTGATCAGTTCCGTGCTGGCTCGGGAACGGCTTCCGAACGCCGACCAGTGCCGTATGCCGCGGCCATCGGGGAGGTGCCGGTGGTGACGAAGTCGTGGATGCCCGCGAGGTAGGTGTCACGGTCGACCAGTCCGTCGCGATCGGTGTCGAGGGCGTCGAAGGCCGCACCGGTGCCGGGTCCTCCATTGCCCGCCGCTGTACGCAGTCGGACGAACTCGTCGCGGTCAAGGCGCCCGTCGGCGTCGGTGTCGGCGATGTCGAACAAGGACCCCAGCGCGGGCCGGCAGGAGCGTTCGAACGCCTCGTGCCCCACCCACGTGCGGTACTCCTCGAAGGTCACGCGGCCATCGTGGTCGGCGTCCATGTCATCGAAGACCGCCTCGTGGGCAGCCCGCGCGCCGACGACCACCGGGTGGTCAGCGGGGCGGTCCATGGCCGAGGCCACACGGTCGACCCGTCCGAGGTATTCCGCATGGGTGATGGCGCCGTCACCGTCCACGTCCAGCATCGCGAAGATGCGGTGTTGCGGTGAGTCGAACCCTGGGCTGGACATGTGCTTCCTCCCGGCAGCTTCCATGGCTTCGCAACCGTCAAGATACCCACAGGACAACAAAGCGGTGCATATCTAACCGTAGTGGGCAAGCGTGTCCACCTCAGCGCCAACCACCGTTCAGCGTTCCGTGTAATGCGCCCGCTGAATGGTCAGGCACCCTCCGCTCCCCAGCCATATTTGCTGCTAATACGTCCGGCGGAGATGTGATGCAGAGCGGCCGCGTGGTACGGCACGGTGCTGACGGGCACATCGTTGAGGGGGAACCAGGAGATGCCGCCGCATTTGTTCGGTTCGGCGTTGTACGGTTCGCCATCCCAGGTGTGGGCCCGGTAGAAGATGCCGAAGCGGGGGTCTTCTCCGGGGGCGCGGTGGTCGATGACGTGGGCGAGTTCGAGGTGGTCGGGGTCGACGCGTACGCCGATCTCTTCCCATCCTTCGCGGACGGTGCCGTGGTCGGTGGGTTCGTCTGCTTCGAGGTGGCCGGAGGGGACCTGCCATTGTCCGGAGGCGTAACCGCCTTGGCGCAGGCTGAGCAGGACCCGGCTGTCGCGGATCAGCAGGAGGTGGACGTCGATGATCCGGCGATGGCGCGGGACGGTGTGAGCTGAGGTCACGGTGAGGGCGTCTCTCGTGAGTCCGATGGGGCAGGCCGCCTGCAACGCCCTCCTACCGGGCTCATTTTGAGCTGCCCATTCGTCCTTGAGGATCCCGTACGTGATGGAGTCGCGCCACGTTTCCCGGACGTAGACGTGCCCGCGGATGCGCCCTTCTTCGACCATGCCGACCGCGAGGAGGGTCTTGGCGGAAGCCTCGTTGAGCGGGGCCCGTGCCGCCCACACGCGGTGCAGGCCGAGTTCGGCGAAGGCCAGGTCTAGGGTCAGCCGTACGGTCTCCCGGCCGTAGCCGACACCCCAGGCGACGGGCCGCAGGGCGAAGCCCATGGTGGCGGCCTTTTGCTGGTGGGGGTCGCTGGCCAGACGGGTGATGCCGATGAGGTCGCCGTCGTCCCCCTGCGTGACGACAGCGAGAACGTACTCATGCCGCCGGGTAGCGGTGGCTGCGGCGATGCCCCGGGCGACGATGCCGCCGACCTCGTCGCGCGTACGCGGGGTGAAGCTGAGGTGTTCGGTGGCCGCCGGGTCGCCGTAGATGGCGTGCACGGCGTCCACGTCGTCGGCGGTCAGCTCGCGCAGTTTGAGGCGTGAGCTGTGGCGAGTCACCGGGTACATGCCGCGGATGCTATCTGCCAAGGGCCAGACGGAGCAGTGTGCAGCGTGCGTCGAAGATGGCGGGGTCCGGCTCCTGGAGGGCACGATCTGTCCATGCGCATTCTCATTATGGGCGGGACGTGGTTTCTGGGCCGGGCTGTAGCCGAGGAGGCGCTGCGGCGCGGGTGGGAGGTGAGCACCTTCAACCGTGGGCGTTCTGGCCCGGACGTGTCGGGGGTTCAGGCGCTGCACGGTGACCGGACAGATCCGGAGGACCTGTCGACCCTGGCATCGTACGGGCCGTGGGATGTGGTGGTGGACACGTCGTCCTCGGCGCTGCCGCCGCGCGACGTCCTGGCCGGCGCCCGCACGCTTCAGCCCGTCGCCGAGCGGTACGTGTACATCTCGACGGTCAACGCCTACCGGGGATGGCCCAGTGAGCCGCTGACCGAGCAGTCGGAGCTGCTGGACGGGCCGCCGGATGCGGACGCCGAGTACGGGCGGCTGCCCGAGGGCTGGGATGGTCCGGACTGGTATTACGGGCGGCAGAAGGCCGGAGCCGAGCGGGCGGTGCTGGAGACGTTCGGGGAGAAGCGGTCGGTGCTGCTGCGGCCGGGCGTCATTTTGGGACCGGGCGAATATGTGGGGCGCCTGCCCTGGTGGCTGCGCCGGGCCGAGCGTGGTGGGCGCATCCTGGCGCCGGGGAAGCCGGGTAAGAGCATTCAGCCGGTGGATGTGCGCGATGTCGCGGTGTTCGCCCTGGAGCAGGGGGCGGCGTCAGTGGGCGGGGCATACAACGTGGTGGCGCCGATCGGTCGCGAGACGATGGGCGGCTTCCTGGAGGCGTGCCTTGAGGTGACCGGGCGTCGCGGCAAGCTGTCCTGGGTACCGGATGCCTTCCTGCTCGAAGCGGGCGTGGAGCAGTGGACGGAGCTTCCGTTGTGGCGGACCCACGCGGGGGTGTGGAACATCGACTCGCAGGGGGCGCAGGCGGCCGGGTTGGTGTGCCGGCCGCTGGCGGAGACGGTGGAGGCGACGTGGCGGTGGCTGCGCGAAGGGGGTGTGCCGGTGGCGCACTCGCGGGCTGCAGAGCATGGCCTCGACGCGGCCCGGGAGCGGCACCTCCTGGCGGCTTTCGATGGTTGGTCCGCGTCAGGTGTCGAGGGCGAGGTGCACTGATCCACCCAGGTTGCGTGAGACGGACACCGCCGAGAACTCCTCGATGCGCTCACCGAGGTCGGAGGCTTGGGCTGCGGTGCGAAAGTCCGGGTGGGTGAGCTGGGCGCGGGCGGCGGCGAGGCGTTCGAGGACACCGGCACCGCGCCAGTCGCGGGGCACGTCGAAGACTGGCTCCAGGGCCTCGCAGGCACCATCGAGTTCGCGGCGCAGGAGGCGGGCGCGGGCAAGGTCGGTGGAGGCTTGTGAGGAGATGAGCATCGGCCGTGCGCCGTCGGGGCGCTCATCGAGCAGGCGCAGAGCGTGGGTGGCGGCTTCTTCGGCCCCGGTGGCGTCGCCGACGAGCAGGAAGGTGGTGGCGTTGCTCATGGCCAGGCGCTCGGGTGTGAAGCCGAATTCCCCACCGATGTCGTCGTGGAGCTCATCGCGATCGCTGTGGTGGGTGTCGAGGGAGTCGCGTACGGCCCGGACGGCTTGCTCGCGGTCGCCGAGGTGGGCGTGGGCGCGGGCTTGGATGACGGCGAGGCGGGAGCGGGCGGTGGCGCCCAGCCCTCCGAAGCCCTGTGCGGTATGCACGAGGTTGAGGGCGTCGGAGGGGCGTCCGCTCCAGTAGGCGAGGAAGGCGAGGGCGCCGTGGGCGTATGCCTGCAGCGGGCCGTGCTCGATGATCTGGCCGTAGAGGATCGCCGTGCGCGAGTGCTGGACGGCCGGTTGCAGGGCGCCGAGGTCGAAGCAGACGGCGGAGAGCATGGCCGCAGCCTGTCCGGCGGTGAGGTAGAGCTGCTCTCGCTGGCGCAGTATCTGGGTGCGTTCGAGCTTGTCCTGCGCGTCGAGGAGCAGTTCCTTGGCCTTGCGGTGCACTTCGGGTGGGGAGGTGCTGTTGTAGGTGCGGGCGATGTCGAGGATCGCGTCGTGCAGCCGGTCGAGCGATATGTCCGGCACCGTGAGGGAGGCGGCGTCCTCCGCGTGAGCGGCAGCGTCGCGAGCGGTCATGTCGAGTTCGCTTTCTTCGATCGTGGAGACGGCGAGGGCCCGCAAGGAGGCTTCGGGGGCCGGTTGGAATAGGGACCGCGCCGGGTGCCCGTACATGTGCTCCAGGATCAAGGGAGCGGGGTGTTGGGGGAGGGTCTGCACCTTTCCCGATGTCCAGCGGCGAAAGGTGATTTCGGAGACGGTTGCTGTGGCGATGCGTCGATCCTGTCGTTGCGCTGCGACTTCCCTCGCGGCCTCCTGGTAGTCCTGCGCGAAGACCTCGTAGGTCTGGTGGGCGTCGTCCACCAGACGCTTGAGCAAGGTGGGAGCAGCTTGCGGGGCCACGTGCACTCCTTTCGGCTCGACGGGACTCGGAGCCTGACCGTCGTCCACGTCACTTTTCCCTAATGTCCCGCAGGCGCAACTGCTTGGCGCCAGGTGATACTCAGGCGACACCACCGTGCGCGGGCAGCACCTCAGTGAGCGGTGAAGTGATACCCGCGTGAGATGGCGGTGTTGGGCGCCTGAGCGGGATTCTGTCTACCCGCTTGGCCCGGCATCACCGCTGGTGATGACCGTGCGGCCGCTGTCCTTGTACTCGCGACGGTGAACGTCTACCGGGTCGAGCGGGCTCCGGGCAACGCATCAAACCTGCGTCGCTCCCACAACTGGCGCGTACCGCGTTGGCATCGAAGGCTCTTCGCGAGGCTTCCGTACACCGCGGTGCAGTGTTCGAAAGGCGTTCACGATGCCCCTGAGTCCCGTGTGCCGCTCACCCGCCGGCGCTCCGCCGAACTCGCCGCAGCGTATGCCACTACAGCCGCTTCCTTACCTTGGAGCGCACATGTTTTCCCCCGCTAGAGCCACGGCCCCCGCCTTCGAAGGCACGCGTCCGCCGTTGATGAGGAAAACGGCGCACAGCACGTGGCCACCGCAACGCCCTTGGGGTGTCGAGGAGTTAGAGCGGGCGTTGGTCTGCCTTAAGGCTGGGCGTGACAGCGACATCATCCGCGCGGCTGCCCATGCGGCCGACGCGGTGTTGATGACGGACTCGCCACTGTTGGCGGACGCCGAGGTGCACCGCCGCATCGCCGGGCTGAAGAAGCACCTCAGGGAGGTGACGGTCCTTCTGAGGGACCAGGCCGCTGACGAGGCGCCGCAGGTGCTGCGGCTGCTGCTCGCGCGGGCCCGGCATGTGCAGCAGGAGACGCCGCCCGGTCCGATGGGTCCGACGCTGCACATGGTGCATCTGGCGGAAGTGCTCCAGCAGCAGGTGCGCTACCTGCGGGCGGGCCCCGACGCTTTGAACCGCTGCCCGGCCCCGCCCGCCGTCACCGCGCGCCTGCCCCGGCGCCGCACCGGGCCGGTCGCCCCCCGGCCCCCGGCACCGCCTCGGGCCCACCGTCGGCGCGCGGGCTGTGCGCGCCGCGCCGCTGGGCTGCTGCGGCGGCACCCGGGCGCGGCCGTGCTGACGGCCGTGGTGTGTCTGCCGTCTCTGTACGGCCTGGGCGAGCTGGTCACCGTCCTGCGTGCTTGACGCCGGCCGGATCTCCGGCCTCTAGTGCAGCCCCTTCGCCGGGCCCCGTGGTCCATGCCTGCCCCGGCGAAGGGGCCCACCCCATCCATTCCCTCGCCTCGAAAGAAGACATGACTTCCCACCTACTTACGGCTAGGCGCCTAGCCACCCCCGTCCTGTTGTGGTCGGCGTGCCGCCCGGTGCCAGCCCGGCAGTACCTCGGGCGGGTGCGTATAGAGCGCACCCCCGCCGGGACGATATCCGTGCCGCTGTTCGCCAGCGCACCCCTGCCCTCCACCGCCCCGGGGCCCCTTCGCACTCCGGGGGACGCGTCGTGAGCGGCATCGAAGTGAACGTCCGCGATGAAACCGGCTGGTCCGGCAGGCTGGCCCGGCTGGTGCGGCAGGTGCTGGCTGAGGCGGCGCCGCGGCTGGAGGAGATCACCGGCCTGGCCACGCCCACGGTCACCTTCCGGCTGGTGACGCCCCGCGTCTGGCGGAAGGAGGTGGTGGCCTACGTCGAGCGCGGCGTGCAGCAAGCGTTCGCCGGTTCCGAGGTCTACGAGCGGGAGCGGGCAGAAGCCGCGCAGAAAGTGGCGTCCTGGCGCAGGAAGGCGGCGTGGACCTGGCCGCTGCAGGAAGGCATGACGCTGACCGATCCGGGCGGGCGCCCGCAGACGCTCATCGCGCCGCGGGCTTTGCACCACACCGGGCTACGGCCTGATCGCCTGGCCCTGCACCGGTTTCTGGTGCACGAGTGCGTTCATCACGGGCAGATCCTCACCAGTCAGGGCGCGGTCGTACCGCCCCGCCTGTCGGTGCGCCGCTACGCCTGCGACGACCGGGCGGTGCCCGCCTTGTTCGAGGGGCACGCCGAATGGGCCGAACGCCGCTACACCAGCGAGACATTCGGCGGGCCGCCGGCCGCGAACGTCTTACGTCGCTCGTGGCGCTACCGGCTGCACCTGCGAATCATCCGCGCGCAGGACCGCCACGCACAGCAACACACCACGACCGCGGCGGAACCGCCTGGGGCTGCCCTGGACCCCCGGGACGACGGGGCGCGGTTCGTCGCCGCGGCCATGGCCGGACTCGGTGACGTCGCGCGGTTCAACAAGGTCTGGCACGACCTGAGCCTGGTGCCGACCGCCGAAGAGATCACCCAGCCCGAGGCGTGGCTGCGGCGCGTCGGCCTGTGAACCCGCACGTCTTGAGCCCCGTACTCCTTCAAGGACAGAGAACGAGCCGCCCATGACCATCCCGGCAATCGCACCAGCAGCACCAGGCACCGGCGTTCCCTGGCCGCCGGGCCTCGTCCCGTACGTCACCCGCTGGAGCGCCGAGCACGAACTCCCCGCCCCCGTCGTCCCCGCCCGTGGCGGGGACGGGATCGCCTTCGCGGATGAGCATCTGCACGACCGGGACCGGCACGGTGTGCTGTGGGTCCGGCGCCAGGTGCACCAGGGCGGGGGAATCCCGCTGTTCTCCAAGGTGCACTCGGTGCGGCAGCGGTACGCGATGCGGCGCCTGCGCTGCCAGGCATGCCGCCAGCCGGCCGACCGCAATGAGCAGGGCCTCTTGTGGCTGCTGGAAGACGGCCGCGCCGACCGGCCGGACTGGCCGGAAGGGGAGCTGACTGCCCACCCGCCCGTCTGCCGTGGCGGCTGCGTGGAGAAGGTCACCGAGCAGTGCCCGCACCTGCGGGACAACTGGGTCACCGTGCGTGTGCGCGAACCGCTCCTCGACGGCATCTTCGGACGGCTCTACCTCCCCGGCCGGCCCCTGCCCGTCCCGGCTACAGGGGTGACCCGGCTCTACGACGCCCCGGACGTGCGCTGGGTGCTGGCGTCCCAGCTCGTGGCCACCCTGGCTGGCTGCACCATCGAGTCGGCCTGGGCCCCACGCCCCTCCCCCACCACCGGCGCGCGTCCCGGGCCCGCGCCGTCACGCACCGGTGTCCGACACGCTCGAAGGAGAAGGAGCCGATGACTCCGCCCCCGGTCGATCCCGCGCACGTCACTGCCCGGGAGAAGCAGATGCTCACCCTCGTTGCGCAAGGCAAGTCCAACAAGCAAATCGCCGACGTGCTCTGTGTGGCCCCGACGAGCGTGCGCACCTATCTGGTCATGCTGCGCCACAAGCTCGGCGTCCGGGGGCACCGGGCGACGCTGGCCCGCGTCGCCTTCCGCCTCCGGTACGTGCATCCCGGCACGGCCGAAGGCGAGGCCCCCGCGCTGACTCGCGACGAACAGGGTCTGTTGCGGGACGTGGCCGACGGCCTGACGTTGAACGAGATCGCTGCCAAGAACGGCGAGAGCTACGACCAGGCCAAGGTCGGCGTAGCCCGGTTGCTCAGCAAGCTGGGGGCCGACGACCGCATAGAGGCGATGCGCATCTGTGAGCAGCACGGCCTCCTCAACGAGGACGCCGACGGCTGCGGTCCGCCCCACGCCGCCCGGCCCGAGAAGGCCGCCTGAGACAGCCGCTCGGTGCACCGGAGCGATCCTCCCAGGCCCACCGGGCGGCACCCACTTCCCCGTACACCACCACCCCGAGGAACACGATGCCCGAGCAGAACACCAGCGACCAGGACAACCAGAACGAGGACCAGGACCTCCCGTCGAAGGGGCTGGGCTGCATCGGCTGCGGCACCACCGAAGGCCACTGCACGGACCCCAACCGGCACGGCCTGATGTAGCGGCCGTCAACGTGTCGTGAGAGGACTGCTCATGTGCCAGCACCAGCCGCCCTGCCCGTCGGCCGAGGCAACCGACCGGGACGCCGCCCACTTGGTCGCATCCCACCCGGAACAGGGCTGGAGCCTGTTGTGCAACGGTGTCGTGCACTTCGAGGACACCGGAGACCTGCTGCCCGACGGCCAAGTCATCCGCCCGTGCCGCCCGGGCCGCCGTGAAGTGGCAGGCAGTGTGACGTGACCTACCTCCTCAACCCCCGTTCGCGGCTTGTGGACGGAACAGTCTGGGAACCGTGCGAAGCACCCGCGGCTGCCCTAAGGGCCCCGCACACCATGGACGTGTCTCCGGCGATCAAGGGTGCTTTCTCGGGCATTCACCGCATCGATACCTGGTTCGGTGCCTGTCTCCTGCGGGCACTGACCATGCACCTGATCGTCGCCGGCACCTGGAGGCATTCGGCCGAGCGCGGGCTGTACTGCGTGCGTGACCGCAGCGCGAAGCATGGGCTGTGCCACCAGATGGTGGTGGGGGCGACCGGGCTGCGCGCGTTCGAGTACCGCACCGGTCACAGGGCGGCGCGGTGCGGCCTTGCGGTGAACCCGCCGCCGGAAGGGGCGCGGTCGTGGCTTCCTCCGGCGCGCGGGGAATTGCCGCCCGCTGACAGCATCGTTCCGTGGCGCTACCTGTTGTCGTTCAGTTCGTCGCTGCCAGTGCGGATGAACGAAGACATGGTGGGCACCTACGTCCGGCTCGTCGGCGGCGGGAACTCCTCTATGTCGATCGCCGATGCCTACGTGGCCACGGCGCATCGCGCGGCCGCTGCCGCTCGGCTAGCTCCTGACCAGGCGGGTCGCTACGAGGTCAGCGACGGTGACGGTCTCTTGTGGCAAGTGCTGGTCGACCGTCGCATTCACGAAAAGCCTCTCGTCAGGGGCGTCCGGCTTTCGGTGGGGCGGTTCAGGAAGCCCGTTCGGCGTATGCGCACTCCGGGTGTTCCCTTCCGAGTGGGGATCGCTGGTCGCCCGCCGCTTGCGGAAGGCCGCGAAGCGCAGCGGACATGTTGATGGATCCGGGGCTCGGAGCGAAACGCGAAGGCCCCGGTCCGTGGACTCAGGGCCTTCGCTACACCTCTTGGAAAGGGTGCTGCCAGACTAACAGTGCGCAATGACAGTCAGTCCAACCGCTCAGTGCCCCGCAGGCGGCGACCGATGCTTCGTCTGAGACTGCTTGAACGCCCAGGTCATGAGCGTGGTCCCGGCGCCTGCGCTATCTGGTAGGCCCGTGATGCCGTGCATGATTCTCCTGCTTCGGCGGTAGCCGTGGGGCCTTCACTGCGGCACATAGGAAGTGCGGCTCCGCTTCAGTAGTAACTTCCCGAAGTGATCGCCCTCATAATCGGCGGGCGGGGCGTGTATGGGCGAGATCAGGACTTCTCATAACCACCGTGACCACTGCGGCGCTTGGGCTATTAGCAGCCAAAGTGGCTCAGTCGGCATGAGAGGCCAGAGCGGTTGAGGCGGAAGCTGTTATTCGAGTGAAACATGAGGCTCGTGTGGCTTCCAGGTCGCCTGTTTTCCCTGAGCGGGCGAGCTCAAACCTTTACTTCAGGGACGTCTGGAACGTCGAGCATGGAGCCGTTAATCGCACGGACGCTCGACTCCGGGTTGGTAGCTTCCTCCTCGTCGTCCCAAGGGGGGCGACATGATGAGAAGGGGGAACAAATGACCATTGTTCGCCGTATCGCTGGCGTTGGGCTTTCGACCGTTGCCATGGTGGGGGCCATGGCGGCCTTCGGGCCGTCGGCGCAGGCCGCACCTGCCATTACCGCTGGCACCTCCTGCGTCAACACCGGCAGTGGCAGCCTGTGCCTGTCCGCCGATCCGAAGGGTTACAACATCAGCTACCACAAGACGCGTGGCGGCAAGGCACACGCGGACTTCAACCTGGTGTGTGACAACGGCCGTTGGTTCGGTGACGAGGGGTCGTTCTACATTTCCGCGGGGCAGGTGCGGACCTACGTCTTCTCCGTGGGCAGCCAGGGCGCCTGCCGTGGCAAGCTGATCGACAAGAACAGCGGCGGCACCTGGATGACCGGCAAGATCAGCCGGTAACCAAGGCCAACGCCTGGGCGCGTGAGCGCCCCAGCACCAACGCGGGGCCGGAGCGGGCTTTCCCCTCTCCGGCCCCGCCGCTGTTATCCCCCGCCGGCCGGGCGTCCTCTACCGCTGGAACAGGTTGCGCCCCACGTCTGAAGGCACCTGTTCACGGACTGGCGAGCTGCCGGGGCCAGGGCGGCTCATGCCAGGAACGGGTACGGGGCGGACGCGGTGCAGCAGCACCGCCCCGTCCCGGCGCCACACATCCTGATATCCATGGGCCAGCAGCAGACTGATCCGGTCGCGCTGCTCGGCCACTGCGGCAAAAGGAAAGGCGCGTTCCTTCTCCCGCATCAGCACCCAGTCGGCTCCACGCGGGATCCCATCAACAATGACCACGTCGGCGCGGGACGTCAGTCGAGGAGCGATGACGTTGTCCGCCTCGACCGTCGCACCGTCGGGAATTCGCTCAGCAGCCTCAGCTAGGGCGCGCTTGTCCGCTGAGGGCCGCCATGAGTCTGGGTAGGCAAGGATGCCTAAGCCGAGGAAGACCGCGGCCGCCGAGCTCAAGGTCACTGCGACGACTGCCCATCGCATCGAGAGCCGGCCTCCCCTGGCACCGCGACGTGCTGGTCGGCTTCGATGCAACCGCACCAGGGTTTCCAGGGAGGCGGTGATCAGGATGGGCCACAGAAATGCGTCGTAGTGGTTGATCACCGGCCAGTGGTTGGGATTGTCGGACAGGATCCGTTCCGCCAGTAACGGCGCTGCCAGGAGCATCGTCAACGAACCGAGCGGCAGCAATGCCAGCGTGCCCAGTAGCCACGCCAGCATGGCCAGCTTGATGGCTGGGGTGAAGGCAACCTGAAGAACCACCCATGGCTCGGTGAGAATGTGACGCAAGGCGTCGCCCGGGCCTGCTCCTAAGCGGTCGTAGGACCAGTAGTAGCCGGCGGGGCTGCCCATCGCTGGCAGGAACCATGTGATCACTACAGCAGAGATCAGTGGTCCGGCCGCCATCACCGCAATACCTACTGTCCGGCCGGTGCGATGGTCTGAGCGGTGTGCACGTATCGCCAGTACCAGGCCGAATAATCCCGCCACCAGTCCCATGTCCTCTTTAACCATGCACAGCAGGGCCGCCCACAGTGCCGCGAGGCCGTAGCGGCGGGCCAGTCCCCGCTCAAGCATCAGCAGCGTGAGTGGCACCGCGAAGGCCACCTCGTGGAAGCCGGTATACGAGGCGTTCAGCAGCGGCCAGCCCAACGCGTACACCAGCCCCGCTCCATCAGCCGCTCGCCGCGCGACGGATGGAGTGGCATCTGCGAAGCAGTGCCGGGCGATGCTGCGCACCACGGGCACTCCGAGGGCGAACAGTCCAGCCTGCGCGATGATGAGCATGCGCGGGTCGTCCCACACCCAGTAGAGCGGCGCCAGCAGCGCGAGCACGGGGGAGAAATGATCGCCCAGGAGGGAGAATCCGGGCGGGAACTCATGGTGCACGTTCTTAATCGGTGACCTGGGCAGCTCAAAGTGGGCGTAGGACCGAATCGCCTGGTCGAAGATTCCAAGGTCGAACCCCGTCACCCGTAACGCCGTCCAGGACTGGA
Proteins encoded in this region:
- a CDS encoding peptidoglycan-binding domain-containing protein, encoding MIKPGQQLKLPGTGTPSGGGGSYSPPPFPAGLAPNHSSPSARGLQQALKDTGWLDPSVPLSDNYGPQTQKAVAGFNRKHNLFTTGQPDDPAIGRRGWELLHRLAYGN
- a CDS encoding EF-hand domain-containing protein; protein product: MSSPGFDSPQHRIFAMLDVDGDGAITHAEYLGRVDRVASAMDRPADHPVVVGARAAHEAVFDDMDADHDGRVTFEEYRTWVGHEAFERSCRPALGSLFDIADTDADGRLDRDEFVRLRTAAGNGGPGTGAAFDALDTDRDGLVDRDTYLAGIHDFVTTGTSPMAAAYGTGRRSEAVPEPARN
- a CDS encoding NAD-dependent epimerase/dehydratase family protein; translated protein: MRILIMGGTWFLGRAVAEEALRRGWEVSTFNRGRSGPDVSGVQALHGDRTDPEDLSTLASYGPWDVVVDTSSSALPPRDVLAGARTLQPVAERYVYISTVNAYRGWPSEPLTEQSELLDGPPDADAEYGRLPEGWDGPDWYYGRQKAGAERAVLETFGEKRSVLLRPGVILGPGEYVGRLPWWLRRAERGGRILAPGKPGKSIQPVDVRDVAVFALEQGAASVGGAYNVVAPIGRETMGGFLEACLEVTGRRGKLSWVPDAFLLEAGVEQWTELPLWRTHAGVWNIDSQGAQAAGLVCRPLAETVEATWRWLREGGVPVAHSRAAEHGLDAARERHLLAAFDGWSASGVEGEVH
- a CDS encoding DUF2079 domain-containing protein yields the protein MTGFDLGIFDQAIRSYAHFELPRSPIKNVHHEFPPGFSLLGDHFSPVLALLAPLYWVWDDPRMLIIAQAGLFALGVPVVRSIARHCFADATPSVARRAADGAGLVYALGWPLLNASYTGFHEVAFAVPLTLLMLERGLARRYGLAALWAALLCMVKEDMGLVAGLFGLVLAIRAHRSDHRTGRTVGIAVMAAGPLISAVVITWFLPAMGSPAGYYWSYDRLGAGPGDALRHILTEPWVVLQVAFTPAIKLAMLAWLLGTLALLPLGSLTMLLAAPLLAERILSDNPNHWPVINHYDAFLWPILITASLETLVRLHRSRPARRGARGGRLSMRWAVVAVTLSSAAAVFLGLGILAYPDSWRPSADKRALAEAAERIPDGATVEADNVIAPRLTSRADVVIVDGIPRGADWVLMREKERAFPFAAVAEQRDRISLLLAHGYQDVWRRDGAVLLHRVRPVPVPGMSRPGPGSSPVREQVPSDVGRNLFQR
- a CDS encoding DUF5999 family protein — encoded protein: MCQHQPPCPSAEATDRDAAHLVASHPEQGWSLLCNGVVHFEDTGDLLPDGQVIRPCRPGRREVAGSVT
- a CDS encoding GNAT family N-acetyltransferase, with amino-acid sequence MYPVTRHSSRLKLRELTADDVDAVHAIYGDPAATEHLSFTPRTRDEVGGIVARGIAAATATRRHEYVLAVVTQGDDGDLIGITRLASDPHQQKAATMGFALRPVAWGVGYGRETVRLTLDLAFAELGLHRVWAARAPLNEASAKTLLAVGMVEEGRIRGHVYVRETWRDSITYGILKDEWAAQNEPGRRALQAACPIGLTRDALTVTSAHTVPRHRRIIDVHLLLIRDSRVLLSLRQGGYASGQWQVPSGHLEADEPTDHGTVREGWEEIGVRVDPDHLELAHVIDHRAPGEDPRFGIFYRAHTWDGEPYNAEPNKCGGISWFPLNDVPVSTVPYHAAALHHISAGRISSKYGWGAEGA
- a CDS encoding LuxR C-terminal-related transcriptional regulator, producing the protein MTPPPVDPAHVTAREKQMLTLVAQGKSNKQIADVLCVAPTSVRTYLVMLRHKLGVRGHRATLARVAFRLRYVHPGTAEGEAPALTRDEQGLLRDVADGLTLNEIAAKNGESYDQAKVGVARLLSKLGADDRIEAMRICEQHGLLNEDADGCGPPHAARPEKAA